The following coding sequences are from one Epilithonimonas vandammei window:
- a CDS encoding barstar family protein, translated as MKTIYIDFVNIGDYEDFYEQLKSKLELPDYFGDNLDALYDVISGELEMPLHIEFVNMSVDQLETFEDLLTTLEDAEDEVEGFTFTYYLEQYEDEDANSDDDED; from the coding sequence ATGAAAACTATTTATATCGATTTCGTCAACATCGGCGATTACGAGGATTTTTACGAACAACTGAAATCAAAATTAGAATTACCGGACTATTTTGGCGACAATCTGGATGCACTTTACGACGTGATTTCAGGCGAATTGGAAATGCCGCTTCACATCGAGTTTGTGAATATGAGTGTGGATCAGCTTGAGACTTTCGAAGATCTTTTGACGACTTTGGAAGACGCCGAAGATGAGGTAGAAGGTTTCACCTTTACTTATTACCTTGAACAATACGAAGATGAGGACGCAAATTCTGATGATGATGAAGACTAA
- a CDS encoding ABC transporter permease, with translation MTYGSFLLPGLLAIILQQTLLIGVAASLASEREEKKLKSLYDLSGHNISKIIFGKSLLYFFIFMIFGLFFTVVNFSVFGVDVRGSYWALALVTAIFIATVIVFGMLIGSFFRTKLLTFQVMVFSSYPIFLITGYSMPYIALPGFIQFCSDMLPTSPFLKAYISVVQEGGSLSDNLPAIIHLLLLWLLFSLLLIFRIKYLTGNEKLGTQQNIA, from the coding sequence ATGACGTATGGTTCTTTTCTGCTGCCAGGATTGTTGGCGATTATTCTTCAGCAGACTTTGCTTATTGGTGTTGCTGCAAGCTTGGCATCAGAACGGGAAGAGAAAAAACTGAAAAGTTTATACGACCTGTCCGGTCATAATATTTCTAAAATCATTTTTGGCAAAAGCTTGTTGTACTTTTTTATTTTCATGATTTTTGGGCTGTTTTTTACGGTGGTTAATTTTTCTGTTTTCGGTGTTGATGTGCGGGGCAGTTATTGGGCTTTGGCATTGGTTACAGCCATTTTTATCGCAACTGTGATTGTATTCGGGATGCTGATTGGCAGTTTTTTCAGAACCAAACTATTGACTTTTCAGGTAATGGTTTTTTCTTCTTACCCGATTTTTTTGATCACCGGATACTCGATGCCATATATTGCGTTGCCGGGGTTCATACAGTTTTGTTCGGATATGTTGCCGACTTCGCCTTTTTTGAAAGCTTATATTTCGGTGGTTCAGGAAGGTGGCTCGCTTTCGGATAATCTCCCGGCGATTATTCATCTGTTGCTGTTATGGCTTCTTTTTTCGTTGTTACTTATTTTCAGAATTAAATATTTGACAGGGAATGAAAAATTAGGAACCCAACAAAATATTGCATAG